A window from Gopherus flavomarginatus isolate rGopFla2 chromosome 4, rGopFla2.mat.asm, whole genome shotgun sequence encodes these proteins:
- the LOC127049889 gene encoding glycine N-methyltransferase produces MVDSIYRTRSLGVAAEGLPDQYADGRAARVWQLYIGDTRGRTAEYRSWLLALLRRHRCRAVLDVACGTGVDSIMLVEDGFSVTSVDASDKMLKYALKERWNRRKEEAFDKWVIEEANWLTLDKDLQKPGDGFDAVICLGNSFAHLPDFKGDQSDHKLALKNIASMVRPGGLMVIDHRNYDYILATGCAPPGKNIYYKSDLTKDITTSVLLVNNKAHMVTLDYTLQVPAQEPEEAPELSKFRLSYYPHRLEAFTELLKNAFQGQCQHSVLGDFQPYQPGQAYTPCYFIHVVKKTG; encoded by the exons ATGGTGGACAGCATCTACCGGACGCGCTCGCTGGGGGTGGCGGCCGAGGGGCTGCCGGACCAGTACGCGGACGGGCGGGCGGCGCGGGTCTGGCAGCTCTACATCGGGGACACGCGGGGCCGCACGGCCGAGTACCGCAGCTGGCTCCTGGCGCTGCTCCGCCGCCACCGCTGCCGCGCCGTGCTCGACGTGGCCTGCGGCACCGG GGTGGACTCCATCATGCTGGTGGAGGACGGGTTCAGCGTGACCAGCGTTGATGCCAGTGACAAGATGCTCAAGTACGCCCTGAAGGAGCGATGGAACCGGCGGAAAGAAGAGGCATTTGACAAGTGGG TCATTGAGGAGGCCAACTGGCTCACTCTGGACAAGGACCTGCAGAAGCCGGGAGACGGGTTTGATGCTGTCATCTGCCTGGGAAACTCCTTTGCGCATCTGCCTGATTTCAAAG GTGATCAGAGCGACCATAAACTGGCCCTTAAGAACATTGCGAGCATGGTGCGACCGGGTGGTCTCATGGTCATCGACCATCGCAACTACGACTACATCCTGGCCACGGGCTGCGCCCCACCTGGCAAGAACATCTACTACAAG AGTGACCTGACAAAGGACATCACCACATCCGTGCTGCTAGTGAACAACAAAGCTCACATGGTGACCCTGGACTACACCCTGCAGGTCCCAGCACAGGAGCCAGAGGAAGCCCCGGAACTGAG CAAATTTCGTCTCTCCTACTACCCTCACCGCCTGGAGGCCTTCACGGAGCTGCTGAAGAACGCCTTCCAGGGTCAGTGCCAGCACAGCGTCCTGGGCGACTTCCAGCCTTACCAGCCCGGCCAGGCCTACACCCCCTGCTACTTCATCCATGTGGTGAAAAAGACAGGCTGA